A genomic region of Ewingella sp. CoE-038-23 contains the following coding sequences:
- a CDS encoding methionine aminotransferase → MKSPLSTQSKLPDVGTTIFTVIGQLSAEHNALNLSQGAPNFSCQPSLIDAVTKAMRDGHNQYAPMSGVAALRHALSAKVEALYGCHYDANEEVTVTASASEGLYSAISALVHPGDEVIYFEPSFDSYAPIVRLQGATPVAISLSLEDFSIDWDQVASAINSKTRMIIINSPHNPTGAIFSDVDIERLTALTRDTDIVILSDEVYEHVVFDGERHHSMACHPQLAERSVIVSSFGKTYHVTGWRVGYSLAPAELMNEIRKVHQFMMFSADTPMQVAFAEAMADPQSYLGLADFYQHKRDLLADALSGSRFELLPSRGSFFMLARFSHFSPLTDDEFVLSLIRDYQVATIPLSAFYSHNQPTGLIRLSFAKDDDTLYEGARRLSRV, encoded by the coding sequence ATGAAAAGCCCTTTATCGACTCAATCCAAATTGCCTGATGTCGGCACCACGATTTTCACCGTCATTGGCCAGTTAAGTGCTGAGCATAACGCGCTGAATTTATCTCAGGGCGCCCCTAACTTCTCCTGCCAGCCTTCGCTGATTGACGCCGTAACCAAAGCCATGCGCGATGGTCATAACCAATATGCGCCAATGAGCGGCGTCGCCGCGCTGCGCCACGCGCTGTCGGCCAAGGTCGAGGCGCTGTATGGCTGCCACTATGACGCCAATGAAGAAGTGACGGTTACCGCCAGCGCCAGCGAAGGCCTGTACTCGGCCATCAGCGCGCTGGTACATCCGGGCGATGAAGTGATCTATTTCGAGCCGTCGTTTGACAGCTACGCGCCGATTGTCCGTTTGCAGGGCGCGACGCCGGTCGCCATTAGCCTTTCGCTGGAAGATTTCAGCATCGACTGGGATCAGGTCGCCAGCGCCATTAACAGCAAAACGCGGATGATCATCATTAATAGCCCGCACAACCCTACCGGCGCGATTTTCAGCGACGTGGACATTGAGCGCCTGACCGCCCTCACACGCGATACCGATATCGTGATTTTGTCCGATGAGGTCTATGAGCACGTGGTGTTCGACGGCGAGCGCCACCACAGCATGGCCTGCCACCCGCAGTTGGCCGAGCGCAGCGTGATTGTCTCCTCCTTCGGTAAGACCTACCACGTCACCGGCTGGCGCGTGGGCTACAGTCTGGCTCCGGCAGAATTAATGAATGAAATCCGCAAGGTACATCAGTTTATGATGTTCTCCGCCGATACCCCGATGCAGGTGGCTTTCGCCGAAGCCATGGCCGATCCGCAAAGCTATCTGGGGCTGGCAGACTTCTACCAACACAAACGCGACCTGCTGGCCGATGCCCTGAGCGGCTCGCGTTTTGAGCTGCTGCCAAGCCGTGGCAGCTTCTTTATGTTGGCGCGCTTTAGCCACTTTAGCCCGCTGACCGATGATGAGTTTGTACTGAGTTTGATCCGTGATTATCAGGTCGCCACCATCCCGCTGTCGGCGTTTTACAGCCACAACCAGCCGACCGGGCTTATTCGCCTGAGCTTTGCCAAAGACGATGACACACTGTACGAAGGTGCCCGCCGCCTGAGCCGGGTTTAA